From Psychroflexus torquis ATCC 700755, the proteins below share one genomic window:
- a CDS encoding carboxypeptidase-like regulatory domain-containing protein: MKYYSKLLLFACLFFVSNSYSQLKGKCVDEFGNGIPYVNISIKGTSIGTVSTMKGLFSFENSLLKENDSLIFSHLNFEKKIIKNQLELNPIQLISKIESLEEVMVSNEKRRFKEKIVGSKTETKMILVNFLSESLGTEIGKKIEVKKNKTYDIKNVKFNIAELGYKSATFRVNFYTIKDDQIDFVKINEVDNIVEISETGLVKIDVSNQYLSFENDFIVSIECIHLENDVNIEEENKRIRFSSKLFSGPFIWRNNVDVEWNERRAKYNVGIGIHLKVEEYSK; the protein is encoded by the coding sequence ATGAAATACTATTCTAAATTACTGCTTTTCGCTTGCTTATTTTTTGTTTCAAATTCTTATTCTCAACTAAAGGGAAAATGTGTAGATGAATTTGGAAATGGAATACCATACGTAAACATCTCAATAAAAGGAACCTCTATTGGAACAGTGAGTACTATGAAAGGACTATTTTCTTTTGAAAACTCATTACTAAAAGAGAATGATTCTTTAATTTTTTCACATTTGAATTTTGAAAAAAAAATAATTAAAAATCAATTAGAACTAAATCCTATTCAACTCATCTCTAAAATTGAGAGTTTAGAGGAAGTTATGGTTTCTAATGAAAAAAGGAGATTTAAAGAAAAAATTGTTGGATCTAAAACTGAAACAAAAATGATTCTAGTCAATTTTCTTTCCGAAAGTTTAGGCACAGAAATCGGTAAAAAAATTGAGGTGAAAAAAAATAAAACCTACGATATAAAAAATGTTAAATTTAATATAGCTGAACTAGGATATAAATCTGCAACTTTTAGAGTCAATTTTTACACTATTAAAGATGATCAAATAGATTTTGTGAAAATAAATGAAGTTGATAATATTGTTGAAATCAGTGAAACGGGACTGGTTAAAATTGATGTTTCAAATCAATATTTATCTTTTGAAAATGATTTTATAGTATCTATAGAATGTATTCATCTAGAAAATGATGTAAATATTGAAGAAGAAAATAAGAGAATTAGATTTTCCTCCAAATTATTCAGTGGCCCTTTTATCTGGAGAAATAATGTTGATGTTGAATGGAATGAAAGAAGAGCAAAATATAATGTAGGAATTGGAATACATTTAAAAGTGGAAGAATATTCTAAATAA
- a CDS encoding DUF2971 domain-containing protein has translation MKANEIISNNPEYKQESQLYHYTSLEAMEAMIKSQSIRASSIFLMNDPNELIYGQEYISNKFDQTLSNKLKQSYKGQSINNFSAFVFSLSELNDDMNQWEKYGNKHKGIRVGFTPKNLLEFWCEIDNITVFLIPVIYYSNNSKYIDPYGTIFDEMKSGFISDINSYFIDNEISHAELNELKFFCSLISSMIKRKEWSSEKEWRIICISNGTFHKNIDGNFQNGKSNIFIENKTPNTLKMFTNFGHDGIASKDILKIGCNAGDKDQIGYILSLLYDKKVIMQVSQSDIQTR, from the coding sequence ATGAAAGCGAATGAAATTATTTCAAATAATCCTGAATACAAACAAGAATCGCAATTATATCACTACACTTCATTAGAAGCGATGGAGGCAATGATTAAATCTCAATCCATTAGAGCTTCTAGTATTTTTTTAATGAATGACCCTAATGAATTAATATATGGTCAAGAATATATCTCCAATAAATTTGATCAAACACTATCTAATAAATTAAAGCAGTCATATAAAGGACAATCGATTAACAACTTTTCAGCGTTCGTTTTCAGTCTATCAGAATTGAACGACGATATGAATCAATGGGAAAAATATGGAAATAAACATAAAGGAATACGTGTTGGTTTTACTCCTAAAAACCTTCTTGAATTCTGGTGTGAAATTGATAACATTACTGTGTTTTTGATTCCAGTAATATACTATAGCAATAATTCTAAATATATAGATCCATACGGAACTATTTTTGATGAGATGAAAAGCGGTTTTATTTCAGACATCAACAGTTACTTTATTGATAATGAAATTAGTCATGCAGAGTTAAATGAATTGAAATTTTTCTGTTCATTAATATCTTCTATGATAAAAAGAAAAGAGTGGTCTTCAGAAAAAGAATGGCGAATAATTTGTATTTCCAACGGTACTTTTCACAAAAATATAGATGGTAACTTCCAAAATGGAAAATCAAATATATTTATAGAAAATAAAACACCAAACACATTAAAAATGTTCACAAATTTTGGACATGATGGAATTGCATCAAAAGACATTTTAAAAATAGGTTGTAATGCGGGCGATAAAGACCAAATTGGCTACATATTAAGCTTGTTATATGATAAGAAAGTTATTATGCAAGTTTCTCAATCTGACATACAAACTAGATGA
- a CDS encoding IS30 family transposase has protein sequence MSHLTKEQRYTISVMRKEGYNHRAIAESIDKDKSVISRELKRNKDQRSGEYRYELAVKKCRERHKTKPKQICFTNEIKTASERLLKLDYSPEQVVGILKKHQEPSVSVETLYQHIWNDKKHKGTLHKHLRHQGRRYRKRGAAKDSRGIIKDRVSIEKRPSKVELRDRFGDLEVDLIIGKNHNQAILTINDRSSGMLKMKKVPSKESKGVGLAIIDLLEDWKPYLKTITADNGKEFADHLVVAQELNIDYYFARPYHSWERGSNENLNGLIRQYLPKKTDFTKITDYQVKQIQEKLNLRPRKRFNYENPIFVMDQLLFNPEVAFMT, from the coding sequence ATGAGTCACCTTACCAAAGAACAAAGATATACAATATCTGTAATGCGCAAAGAAGGCTATAACCATAGAGCTATTGCAGAAAGTATAGACAAAGACAAGTCAGTAATTAGTCGAGAGCTAAAGCGTAATAAGGATCAAAGAAGCGGTGAATATCGCTATGAATTAGCTGTGAAAAAGTGTCGCGAGAGACATAAAACAAAACCTAAACAGATTTGTTTTACAAATGAAATAAAAACAGCTTCAGAAAGGCTTTTAAAGTTAGATTATAGTCCAGAACAGGTAGTAGGGATATTAAAGAAACACCAAGAACCTAGTGTAAGTGTTGAAACACTTTATCAACATATCTGGAATGATAAAAAACATAAAGGAACCCTACATAAGCATCTAAGACATCAAGGCAGGCGTTATCGTAAAAGAGGCGCAGCAAAGGATTCTAGGGGTATTATAAAAGACAGGGTAAGTATAGAAAAACGACCTAGTAAAGTGGAGCTCAGAGATCGCTTTGGAGATCTTGAAGTGGATTTGATAATAGGTAAAAATCACAATCAAGCTATTCTAACAATTAATGATAGAAGCTCTGGAATGCTTAAAATGAAAAAAGTTCCTTCTAAAGAATCCAAAGGGGTAGGCTTAGCAATCATAGATTTATTAGAGGATTGGAAACCTTATTTGAAAACTATTACAGCGGATAATGGAAAAGAGTTTGCAGACCACCTTGTGGTAGCGCAAGAGCTAAATATAGATTATTATTTTGCAAGACCTTATCACTCCTGGGAACGGGGTTCAAACGAAAACCTAAACGGACTGATAAGACAATATTTACCTAAAAAAACAGACTTTACAAAAATCACTGATTACCAAGTAAAACAGATACAAGAGAAATTAAATCTAAGACCTAGAAAAAGGTTCAATTATGAAAATCCTATATTTGTAATGGATCAATTATTATTTAACCCAGAAGTTGCATTTATGACTTGA